A single genomic interval of Alistipes provencensis harbors:
- a CDS encoding alpha-L-rhamnosidase-related protein, with the protein MFPAILLKTACCCFLLGCAWSVRAQMRLEGYRQPEIDSRLFSGRWSASWISAPDLADGVYGVCHFRKEFRLSELPRKFVVHVSADNRYKLYVNGIPVSTGPACGDVLNWNFETVDLVPYLTAGRNVVAAVVWNFADKRPLAQISFGKTAFLLQGNTPCEEIVNTDTSWVTLRNEAYSPHERPVFGYYAAGACERVVAAKYPWGWESPEYDDSHWHPAVGRIVAAMKGAADYPGWQLVPSPIPPMETDTVRIPCVRRAEKVALPGCFPAECAPVTVPAHTEAELLLDNRVLTTGYPLLCYSGGRDAEISLGYAEALYEDPVRGIKGNRDRTEGKQFVGYEDVIVADGASGRVFSPLWWRTWRYLRICVRTSDEPLRIDDIRAVTSMYPMRRESEFRAEENPVLHEILETGWRTVRLCAHESYMDCPYYEQLQYFGDARIQAMITMFNTRDDRLVRSALEQGRRSLVPDGITMSRYPSHLHQFIPSFSLWWIAMGHDYWMYRGDEEYLRTLLPAWRSILSWFAQYLRPDHSLRRIPYWFFADWSGTPLGEPRREEAGNSAFQDLLYVYALRAASQMEAAFGSAAVAREYSETADAISGTIRPKYWNARKGMFADTFGQCDFSQHVNVLAILCRIVEGEEASALLHRITDDRTVMPCSVFFRYYLQLAMKSAGSGDMLFEGLQIWRDQLALGLTTWAEQPEPSRSDCHAWSASPNIEFYRIVLGIDSDAPGFRRVRIEPALGDLKRVSGAIPHPAGKIDVDYEADGRGALRARIDLPEGVAGTFIWRGKEYSLKEGWQVITVR; encoded by the coding sequence ATGTTTCCTGCCATCCTGCTGAAAACGGCTTGCTGCTGTTTCCTGCTGGGGTGTGCATGGTCTGTCCGGGCCCAGATGCGGCTCGAAGGGTACAGGCAGCCGGAGATCGATTCCCGGCTCTTTTCGGGGCGTTGGTCCGCCAGTTGGATCTCGGCGCCCGATCTGGCGGACGGCGTTTACGGTGTTTGTCATTTCCGGAAAGAGTTCCGGCTGTCGGAGTTACCCCGAAAATTCGTCGTTCATGTCTCGGCCGATAACCGGTATAAACTGTACGTCAACGGAATCCCGGTTTCGACGGGCCCTGCCTGCGGCGATGTGCTGAACTGGAATTTCGAAACGGTAGATCTCGTGCCGTATCTGACCGCCGGACGAAACGTGGTTGCCGCCGTCGTGTGGAATTTCGCCGATAAACGGCCGCTCGCCCAGATCAGTTTCGGTAAAACGGCGTTCCTCCTGCAAGGTAATACGCCGTGTGAAGAGATTGTCAATACTGATACGTCATGGGTCACTCTTCGCAATGAGGCGTATTCTCCGCACGAACGGCCCGTATTCGGTTATTATGCGGCCGGGGCCTGCGAACGGGTCGTGGCGGCGAAATATCCCTGGGGATGGGAGTCCCCGGAGTATGACGATTCGCACTGGCATCCGGCGGTAGGCCGGATCGTTGCGGCCATGAAAGGGGCGGCCGATTATCCGGGCTGGCAGCTTGTCCCGAGTCCTATCCCGCCGATGGAGACAGATACGGTCCGTATCCCTTGTGTCCGGCGGGCCGAAAAGGTTGCGCTTCCCGGGTGCTTCCCGGCGGAGTGTGCTCCCGTTACCGTTCCGGCCCATACCGAGGCCGAGCTATTGTTGGATAACCGGGTGCTGACCACCGGTTATCCGCTTCTTTGTTACAGCGGTGGCCGTGATGCGGAGATTTCGCTGGGATACGCCGAGGCGCTCTACGAAGATCCCGTGCGTGGAATAAAGGGGAACCGGGACCGGACGGAAGGCAAACAGTTTGTCGGTTATGAAGATGTGATTGTGGCCGATGGAGCTTCCGGGCGGGTGTTCTCACCGCTTTGGTGGCGGACGTGGCGTTATCTGCGCATCTGCGTCCGGACTTCGGACGAGCCGTTGAGGATCGACGACATACGGGCTGTAACTTCGATGTACCCGATGCGTCGGGAGAGCGAATTTCGGGCTGAGGAGAATCCCGTATTGCATGAGATACTCGAAACGGGTTGGCGGACGGTCCGGTTGTGCGCCCATGAGAGTTATATGGATTGCCCTTATTACGAGCAGTTGCAGTATTTCGGCGATGCGCGTATTCAGGCGATGATCACGATGTTCAATACGCGGGACGACCGGTTGGTCCGCAGCGCGTTGGAGCAGGGACGGCGTTCACTCGTCCCGGACGGTATCACCATGAGCCGCTATCCCTCGCACCTGCACCAGTTCATCCCGTCGTTTTCGCTGTGGTGGATTGCCATGGGACACGATTATTGGATGTACCGTGGCGACGAGGAGTATCTGCGGACGCTTCTGCCTGCATGGAGGAGCATTCTGTCGTGGTTTGCGCAGTATTTGCGTCCCGATCATAGTCTGCGGCGCATCCCCTATTGGTTTTTTGCCGACTGGAGCGGAACTCCTCTCGGAGAACCTCGCCGGGAAGAAGCGGGTAATTCGGCATTTCAGGATTTGCTGTATGTCTATGCGCTGCGTGCGGCATCGCAAATGGAGGCCGCATTCGGGTCGGCAGCCGTTGCGAGGGAGTATTCCGAAACGGCGGATGCTATCTCGGGCACGATTCGTCCGAAATATTGGAATGCCCGAAAAGGCATGTTCGCCGATACGTTCGGGCAATGCGATTTCTCCCAGCATGTCAATGTACTGGCGATTCTTTGTCGCATTGTGGAAGGGGAGGAGGCTTCGGCGCTGCTGCACCGGATAACAGACGATCGGACGGTGATGCCATGCAGCGTCTTTTTCCGTTACTATCTTCAACTGGCGATGAAGAGTGCCGGGAGCGGCGATATGTTGTTCGAGGGCTTACAGATCTGGCGGGACCAACTTGCATTGGGGCTGACTACCTGGGCCGAACAGCCCGAACCTTCGCGATCGGATTGCCATGCCTGGAGCGCCAGCCCGAACATCGAATTCTACCGGATCGTTCTGGGCATTGATTCCGATGCTCCGGGCTTCCGGCGGGTGAGGATCGAACCTGCGCTGGGCGATCTGAAACGGGTTTCCGGGGCTATTCCGCACCCGGCCGGGAAAATAGATGTCGATTACGAGGCGGATGGTCGCGGAGCGCTCCGTGCCCGGATCGATCTGCCTGAAGGGGTTGCCGGGACGTTCATCTGGCGGGGGAAGGAATATTCGCTGAAAGAGGGTTGGCAGGTAATAACGGTTCGGTAA
- a CDS encoding alpha-L-rhamnosidase-related protein — protein sequence MAVRIRFFVCLLAVLPLQNLGASAGERPDARWITSSESGVDLPNSWIAFRRDVELKALPAIAPVCIAADTKYWLWINGECVVFEGGLKRGPTPGDMYYDRVDVAPFLRKGTNRIAVLLWHFGKDGFSHKDSGRAGLLFSVVGKHFSLQSDSLWLCRVHPAFGNTGEPHPNFRLAESNIRFDARRDIGAWQTADQSDLDGFRNAREIGRWGDAPWGRLVERPIPQWKDFGVREARFERFSAGEADSVVVRLPYNMQMTPVITVDDPQGGSVVGISTDHTFAGGTSNVRAEYVTRQGLQIYESFGWMNGQELRLTLPKHVALTRVAYRETGYDTELQGRFHCDDDFYNRFWQKALRTLYVNMRDNYFDCPDRERAQWWGDVVVLMGESFYTCSTSTHALMRKAILELAGWQKPDGGLFSPIPAGNYDSELPGQMLASVGRYGFWNYYMNTGDLETVRRVYPAVKRYLSLWKTDDTGLTAFRQGGWTWGDWGDNRDIRLIFAGWHYLALESAADMALALGRPDDAADYRVLMVRVKQGFLRCWNGHAFRHPGYHGCTDDRVQALAVLSGIADESYYGKLSEVFRTQFHASPYMEKYVMEALFRMGYGRYAMERTAQRFADMVDDPAYTTLFEGWGIGEKGYGGGTTNHAWSGGALTVIAGQLCGIRPLEPGYSVFGVEPDPASLRNVSIRVPTVRGIIEEEMRIAGNKLVLSVTVPKGTTAVVTLPEQAEGLQVDGRAPTAGQLRIAEKYGKPERLQLNLTSGVYRIETVFDPERD from the coding sequence ATGGCCGTGAGAATCCGCTTTTTTGTCTGCCTGCTTGCGGTTTTGCCGTTGCAAAACCTCGGAGCGTCGGCCGGGGAGCGCCCCGATGCCCGTTGGATCACCTCGTCGGAGAGCGGTGTGGACCTTCCGAACAGTTGGATTGCATTCCGGCGCGATGTGGAACTGAAAGCCCTGCCGGCAATCGCACCGGTGTGCATTGCGGCCGATACGAAATACTGGTTGTGGATCAACGGCGAGTGCGTTGTTTTCGAAGGTGGCCTGAAACGGGGCCCGACCCCCGGTGATATGTATTACGACCGGGTGGACGTCGCCCCTTTCCTGCGCAAGGGGACGAACCGGATCGCTGTCCTGCTGTGGCATTTCGGGAAGGACGGTTTTTCCCACAAGGACAGCGGCCGGGCCGGGTTGTTGTTTTCGGTGGTCGGGAAACATTTTTCCCTGCAAAGCGACTCCCTGTGGCTCTGCCGTGTCCATCCGGCTTTCGGGAATACGGGTGAGCCCCATCCGAATTTCAGGCTGGCCGAGTCGAATATCCGTTTCGATGCGCGTCGGGATATCGGAGCGTGGCAGACGGCTGATCAGTCCGATCTCGACGGATTTCGGAATGCCCGGGAGATCGGCCGGTGGGGCGATGCCCCCTGGGGCAGATTGGTCGAACGTCCGATTCCGCAATGGAAGGATTTCGGGGTGCGGGAGGCCCGTTTCGAACGGTTTTCCGCCGGGGAGGCGGACAGCGTGGTCGTGCGGTTGCCTTACAATATGCAGATGACCCCGGTGATTACGGTCGATGACCCGCAGGGCGGAAGCGTGGTCGGCATTTCGACCGATCATACCTTTGCAGGAGGCACATCCAACGTCCGGGCGGAGTATGTCACCCGGCAGGGGCTTCAGATCTACGAGTCGTTCGGTTGGATGAATGGCCAGGAATTGCGGCTGACCCTGCCGAAGCATGTGGCGCTGACGCGAGTCGCTTATCGGGAAACCGGCTATGATACCGAGTTGCAGGGCCGCTTCCACTGTGACGACGATTTCTACAACCGGTTTTGGCAAAAGGCCCTGCGCACGCTCTACGTCAATATGCGCGACAACTATTTCGATTGTCCTGATCGGGAACGTGCTCAATGGTGGGGTGATGTCGTCGTGCTGATGGGCGAGAGTTTTTATACTTGTTCGACTTCGACGCATGCCCTGATGCGCAAGGCGATTCTGGAACTGGCAGGGTGGCAGAAACCGGATGGCGGGCTTTTTTCTCCGATCCCTGCGGGTAATTACGATTCAGAGCTTCCGGGGCAGATGCTGGCGTCCGTGGGGCGTTACGGCTTCTGGAATTATTATATGAACACGGGGGATCTGGAGACGGTCCGGCGGGTTTATCCGGCCGTGAAACGCTATCTTTCGCTCTGGAAGACGGACGATACGGGGCTGACGGCTTTCCGGCAAGGGGGCTGGACCTGGGGCGACTGGGGCGATAACCGCGATATCCGGCTGATTTTCGCCGGGTGGCATTACTTGGCTCTGGAGAGTGCGGCTGATATGGCGCTTGCGTTGGGGCGGCCGGACGATGCCGCGGACTACCGTGTGCTCATGGTCCGGGTGAAACAGGGTTTCCTTCGCTGTTGGAACGGGCATGCTTTTCGACATCCCGGGTATCACGGCTGTACGGACGACCGGGTTCAGGCCCTTGCCGTGCTGTCCGGCATTGCGGATGAATCCTATTACGGGAAACTCTCCGAGGTTTTCCGGACGCAGTTCCATGCCAGCCCCTATATGGAAAAATATGTCATGGAGGCGTTGTTCCGGATGGGATACGGCCGTTATGCGATGGAGCGGACCGCGCAGCGTTTTGCCGATATGGTCGATGATCCTGCCTATACGACGCTCTTCGAAGGATGGGGCATTGGCGAAAAGGGCTACGGAGGCGGTACGACGAACCATGCCTGGAGCGGTGGGGCGCTGACCGTTATCGCCGGACAGCTCTGCGGCATCCGGCCGTTGGAACCGGGCTATTCCGTATTCGGGGTGGAGCCGGACCCGGCCTCTCTTCGGAATGTTTCGATCCGGGTGCCGACCGTCAGGGGCATTATTGAAGAGGAGATGCGGATAGCGGGGAATAAGCTTGTGTTGAGCGTGACCGTGCCGAAGGGCACGACGGCCGTTGTTACGCTGCCGGAACAGGCCGAGGGTTTGCAAGTGGACGGACGGGCTCCGACTGCCGGTCAGTTACGGATTGCGGAGAAGTATGGGAAACCGGAGCGCCTTCAACTGAATTTGACATCCGGAGTCTATCGGATCGAGACTGTATTCGATCCGGAGCGAGATTGA
- the bglX gene encoding beta-glucosidase BglX, with protein MVGCSHPGMDSGDREMDRFVDKLLSEMTLEEKIGQLNLVPVDGSAMTGPVTESATGDRISKGEIGALLNVMSPAKMLELQQAAVTESRLGIPLLFGMDVIHGYNTVFPIPLGMSATWNPETIERSARISAVEASAQGVSWTFSPMVDISFDARWGRVAEGSGEDPYLASLIAEAYVKGYQGDLSRNDQILACVKHFALYGAPEGGRDYNSVDMSRQRMYTDYFLPYKSAVDAGAGSVMAAFNEVEGVPAAANEWLLNDVLRRDWGFDGFVVSDWDAVREMTVHGIGDLQKVSARGLKAGLDMDMASQGLWGTLKASLDAGKVRMEDIDRACRRILRAKYKLGLFSDPYKYNDTMRIRSDVFTPEHRAEARRMAAESFVLLKNKNQLLPLAPGGTVAVIGPLADNKPNMLGTWTMGADLYSAVSVMEGLRTVVGDRVKLLYAKGSNLTYDKEMEDRVTQNWGTPYKHFDRDDRTVEQLEAEALAVARKADVIVAVMGEAAELAGEGASRAYLDIPDAQKELLKKLKRTGKPVVLVLFAGRPMTLVWEDANLDAILNVWFPGTEAGLAVADVLFGNAEPGGRLTMTFPRTVGQAPLRYSYKSTGRPADEAGTIRAYVTGYIDETVLPLYPFGYGLSYTDFRYGDLELDRTQMAPGECVTASIRVTNTGKRPGSEVVQLYLRDRMASVTRPVMELKGFRKIRLEPGETKQVDFSIDTEMLKFYTPDLRYIYEPGEFEVMVGPNSGQLSKSVFNAL; from the coding sequence ATGGTCGGATGTTCGCATCCGGGGATGGACAGCGGTGATCGTGAGATGGACCGGTTTGTCGATAAGTTGCTCTCCGAGATGACTCTGGAAGAGAAAATAGGGCAGTTGAATCTGGTCCCGGTGGACGGGTCCGCCATGACCGGACCGGTGACGGAATCGGCTACGGGTGACCGCATTTCCAAAGGGGAGATCGGGGCGTTGCTGAACGTGATGTCGCCGGCGAAGATGCTTGAACTTCAGCAGGCTGCAGTGACGGAGAGCCGTTTGGGAATTCCGTTGCTGTTCGGTATGGATGTGATACATGGTTATAACACCGTTTTCCCGATACCGTTGGGCATGTCTGCCACCTGGAATCCGGAGACGATCGAGCGGTCGGCCCGGATATCGGCAGTCGAGGCGAGTGCCCAGGGTGTGAGCTGGACTTTCAGCCCGATGGTCGATATCTCGTTCGATGCGCGCTGGGGACGTGTCGCCGAGGGCTCCGGCGAGGACCCTTATCTGGCTTCGCTGATCGCCGAGGCTTATGTGAAGGGGTATCAGGGCGACCTTTCCCGTAACGATCAGATACTGGCCTGCGTCAAACATTTCGCGCTGTACGGAGCTCCGGAAGGAGGCCGGGATTATAATTCGGTGGATATGAGCCGTCAGCGTATGTATACGGATTATTTTCTGCCCTACAAAAGCGCTGTCGACGCCGGTGCCGGCAGCGTGATGGCGGCATTTAACGAGGTGGAAGGTGTTCCTGCCGCAGCGAACGAGTGGTTGTTGAACGATGTCCTGCGCCGGGACTGGGGATTCGACGGATTCGTCGTTTCGGATTGGGATGCCGTGCGGGAGATGACCGTGCACGGTATCGGGGATTTGCAGAAGGTTTCGGCTCGCGGTCTTAAGGCCGGGTTGGACATGGATATGGCCAGTCAGGGGCTATGGGGCACGCTGAAAGCCTCGCTTGATGCGGGCAAGGTCCGAATGGAGGATATTGACCGGGCGTGTCGCAGGATACTGCGGGCAAAATATAAGTTGGGGCTTTTTAGCGATCCTTACAAATACAACGATACGATGCGAATCCGGTCGGATGTGTTCACTCCGGAACACCGGGCTGAAGCGCGCCGGATGGCGGCTGAAAGCTTCGTGCTGCTGAAGAACAAGAATCAGTTGCTGCCGCTTGCGCCCGGGGGAACCGTAGCCGTTATTGGCCCGCTGGCCGATAATAAGCCGAATATGTTGGGGACTTGGACAATGGGTGCAGACTTATATTCGGCTGTTTCCGTGATGGAGGGGCTGCGTACCGTAGTCGGCGACCGGGTCAAACTGCTTTATGCTAAAGGTAGCAACCTGACCTATGACAAAGAGATGGAAGACCGGGTTACGCAGAATTGGGGTACCCCTTATAAACATTTCGACCGCGATGACCGGACGGTCGAACAGTTGGAGGCTGAGGCTCTTGCCGTTGCCCGGAAGGCCGATGTGATCGTGGCGGTTATGGGCGAGGCCGCTGAGTTGGCGGGCGAGGGGGCTTCACGTGCTTACCTCGATATTCCCGACGCCCAGAAGGAACTGCTGAAAAAGCTGAAACGGACCGGAAAACCGGTCGTACTGGTCCTCTTCGCAGGGCGTCCGATGACCCTCGTGTGGGAGGATGCGAATCTGGATGCGATCCTGAATGTCTGGTTCCCGGGAACCGAGGCCGGATTGGCCGTGGCCGATGTGTTGTTTGGCAATGCGGAGCCCGGCGGGCGGTTGACGATGACCTTTCCTCGCACGGTCGGGCAGGCTCCCCTGCGGTACAGCTATAAGTCGACAGGCCGTCCGGCTGATGAGGCCGGGACGATCCGCGCCTATGTTACCGGTTATATCGACGAGACGGTGTTGCCGCTCTATCCGTTCGGATACGGGCTGAGCTATACCGATTTCCGATACGGAGATCTGGAGCTGGACCGGACGCAGATGGCGCCGGGAGAGTGCGTCACGGCAAGTATCCGGGTGACCAATACGGGCAAACGTCCGGGCAGTGAGGTTGTACAGCTCTACCTGCGTGACCGGATGGCTTCGGTTACGCGGCCGGTCATGGAACTGAAGGGGTTCCGGAAAATACGGTTGGAGCCCGGGGAGACGAAGCAGGTCGATTTCTCGATCGATACGGAAATGCTGAAGTTCTACACGCCCGATTTGCGCTATATCTATGAGCCGGGCGAGTTCGAGGTAATGGTTGGACCAAATAGTGGTCAACTGAGTAAATCCGTGTTTAACGCATTGTAA
- a CDS encoding right-handed parallel beta-helix repeat-containing protein — MFGCMLTISACGGESQGPNPTGGNQGGNEGGGEDAGPAYYISSSLGSDSNPGTSPDAPWKTLDRINRGTFEPGDRILLRSGDTWNGVTVINSKFKGTAEKPIVISSYGSGAKPRLTAPTAPAGSSILTINNSDYLEVENLEISNGTGYGVVMGINDGGTHGNIVMRNIHTADMPYVGIFFNAEHNRNVEIVSCTSERTMHLFAVSGGTNINVTDCEAEYCHYGGYSIIGVKGGTMKNCKSFYGGQQAAPQGTCGLFLGIVDGYEVVDSEFAFQQRLGTDPDGEAIDFERNNRNVVIRNCYMHDNAGCAIMFFESGGGSEQANDHCTIENCRFENNHRNAYSPRGFEIHFTHLDDNNYGIIRNNTFSLPEGVMFVSTADPSVTIEGNKLADGRLLVIAPAYTGTPALANGGFESPALEYGKYEHRPMGGVWTFRGNSGVARYGSDFNPPPAPEGSQVLFLQGASDVTQWVSLAAGTYRMTCKASYRESSGLGQSMAFYVDGKQVSDVFSPADATAYEVCESAPFVVEEGIRMIEIRSFSKEDKTAFVDAVTLVPVQ; from the coding sequence ATGTTTGGCTGCATGCTGACTATTTCCGCATGCGGCGGGGAGTCGCAGGGCCCGAATCCGACCGGAGGTAACCAAGGCGGCAACGAAGGCGGCGGAGAGGATGCCGGCCCGGCCTATTACATCAGCAGCTCGCTCGGTTCGGACTCGAATCCGGGAACTTCTCCTGATGCCCCCTGGAAAACGCTGGACCGGATCAATCGGGGAACGTTCGAACCGGGCGACCGCATCCTGCTCCGATCGGGCGATACATGGAACGGGGTGACGGTGATTAATTCCAAGTTTAAGGGAACGGCCGAAAAACCGATCGTCATCTCTTCATACGGCAGTGGTGCGAAGCCGCGCCTGACGGCCCCGACGGCGCCTGCCGGGAGCAGCATTCTGACGATTAACAATTCGGATTATCTCGAGGTCGAGAACTTGGAGATCTCCAACGGTACGGGATACGGCGTTGTTATGGGTATCAACGATGGCGGGACACACGGCAATATCGTGATGAGGAACATCCATACGGCAGATATGCCTTATGTCGGCATCTTTTTCAATGCGGAACACAACCGCAATGTCGAGATCGTCTCCTGCACTTCGGAACGCACCATGCATTTGTTTGCCGTTTCGGGCGGTACGAATATCAATGTGACCGACTGCGAGGCGGAGTATTGCCATTACGGAGGTTATTCGATCATCGGGGTGAAGGGCGGTACCATGAAGAACTGCAAGTCGTTTTACGGCGGGCAGCAGGCGGCTCCGCAGGGGACTTGCGGCCTCTTCCTCGGTATCGTCGACGGCTACGAGGTCGTCGATTCGGAATTCGCCTTTCAGCAGCGTCTCGGCACGGACCCCGATGGGGAGGCTATCGACTTCGAGCGGAATAACCGCAATGTCGTTATCCGGAATTGTTATATGCACGACAATGCCGGATGTGCCATTATGTTTTTCGAGAGCGGGGGTGGTTCGGAGCAGGCGAACGATCATTGTACGATCGAGAATTGCCGTTTCGAGAACAACCATCGCAATGCCTATTCGCCCCGCGGATTTGAGATCCATTTCACCCATCTCGATGATAATAACTACGGTATCATCCGCAACAATACGTTTTCTCTTCCCGAGGGCGTGATGTTTGTCTCCACGGCCGATCCCTCGGTGACCATCGAGGGCAACAAGTTGGCCGACGGGAGGCTGCTCGTTATTGCTCCCGCCTACACAGGCACACCTGCACTGGCGAACGGGGGATTCGAATCACCCGCCCTCGAATATGGAAAATACGAGCATCGTCCCATGGGCGGCGTGTGGACTTTCCGCGGAAATTCGGGTGTTGCGCGCTATGGGAGCGACTTCAACCCTCCTCCGGCCCCGGAAGGTTCGCAGGTGCTTTTCCTGCAAGGGGCGAGTGATGTGACGCAGTGGGTTTCGTTGGCTGCCGGGACCTATAGAATGACCTGCAAGGCCTCTTATCGAGAGAGTTCGGGCTTGGGGCAGAGTATGGCATTCTATGTCGACGGCAAACAGGTAAGCGATGTGTTCTCACCGGCCGATGCCACGGCTTATGAGGTCTGTGAAAGCGCTCCTTTCGTCGTCGAGGAGGGGATTCGGATGATAGAGATACGGAGTTTCAGCAAAGAAGACAAGACGGCTTTCGTGGATGCCGTCACACTCGTTCCGGTTCAATGA